From the Nonlabens marinus S1-08 genome, one window contains:
- a CDS encoding efflux RND transporter periplasmic adaptor subunit, with product MRKIILIILAVVIIAGAAVGAKLIIDSKTAPKPKAVKEVKIVTTDTIQNSTIPIVIPANGNLQAKRRVELYAEVTGVFRSTGKLFRTGQEYRAGETLISIDNTEFYSQVRSSRSTLNNQITAIMPDLRLDYPESYPQWQAYLDKWNMNTYTPALPEPLSDKEKYFVTGRNIYTTYYNLKNLENRLGKYRITAPFSGVLTDALVTEGTLVRNGQQLGEFIQPGSYEMQVSISAEFADLLQIGEEVSLKNISGTKTYQGTVTRVNAKVDQSSQTITVVIEVNDAELKEGMYLTANLDAQQIENAVELDRSLLQNGNGIFVIEEGKLVLKKVSPVYYSDKTVVLKGLENGTVIVSQSISGAYEGMLVKTEEQAAGNKKAENTTEEKAS from the coding sequence ATGCGTAAGATCATATTAATTATTCTAGCCGTCGTTATCATCGCTGGCGCTGCCGTAGGTGCTAAGCTGATTATTGATAGCAAAACGGCTCCTAAACCTAAAGCGGTGAAGGAAGTCAAAATTGTGACTACAGATACGATCCAGAATTCTACCATACCTATCGTTATTCCTGCTAATGGAAACCTACAGGCAAAACGTCGTGTGGAGTTGTATGCGGAAGTTACCGGTGTGTTCAGGTCTACAGGCAAATTATTCAGAACTGGTCAAGAGTATCGAGCGGGAGAAACTCTGATTTCTATTGACAACACTGAGTTTTACTCTCAAGTACGTAGTTCTCGTAGCACGCTTAACAATCAGATCACGGCGATCATGCCTGACTTGAGATTAGACTATCCAGAATCTTACCCGCAATGGCAAGCCTATTTGGACAAATGGAATATGAATACCTATACTCCAGCCCTGCCGGAGCCATTGAGTGATAAAGAGAAATATTTTGTTACAGGAAGGAATATTTATACGACTTATTACAATCTTAAAAATCTAGAAAACCGATTGGGTAAGTACCGCATTACCGCACCGTTCTCGGGTGTACTAACAGATGCATTGGTGACGGAAGGAACTTTAGTGCGCAACGGGCAACAACTAGGAGAATTTATACAGCCTGGTAGTTATGAAATGCAAGTTTCTATAAGCGCTGAGTTTGCCGACTTATTGCAAATAGGAGAGGAGGTAAGCTTGAAAAATATTTCAGGGACTAAAACATATCAAGGCACAGTGACTCGTGTCAATGCAAAAGTGGATCAATCATCTCAAACCATTACTGTCGTGATTGAAGTAAATGATGCTGAGTTGAAAGAAGGTATGTATTTAACGGCAAACCTTGATGCACAGCAAATAGAAAATGCGGTCGAATTGGATCGCAGCTTATTGCAAAATGGCAATGGGATATTTGTGATTGAGGAAGGAAAACTGGTTTTGAAAAAAGTTTCTCCAGTGTACTATTCGGATAAAACGGTTGTTTTAAAAGGTTTAGAAAATGGAACTGTGATTGTTTCGCAATCCATCTCTGGCGCCTATGAAGGAATGCTTGTAAAAACGGAGGAGCAAGCTGCTGGCAATAAAAAAGCAGAGAATACTACTGAAGAAAAGGCAAGCTAA
- a CDS encoding efflux RND transporter permease subunit, with amino-acid sequence MRSVISYFIRHHVAVNVVIAAFTIFGILGMLSLKSSFFPLVESKVITINVVYPGASPQEIEEGVVLKIEDNLKGIEGIDRVTSASRENSGSITVEILKGYNIDFMLLEVKNAVDRVPSFPIGMEPLVVAKREESRPTITFALSGTNVPLNTLKQLARDVENDLRGIDGISQISITGYPAEEIEIAVNENTLLGYNVTFQEVATAVANSNILTTGGNIKTDVEEYLIRANNRSYYGDELNYIPVRTRPDGTTIFLKDVATVRDRFSESPNATYFDDERAVNITVTSTNAEDLIDSADKVKEYIEKYNQRSTNVQLNVVRDLSITLNQRTALLTENAIIGMLLVLLFLSVFLNTRLAFWVAFGLPIAFLGMFIFAGQFDVTINVLSLFGMIIVIGILVDDGIVIAENIYQHYEDGKDPVEAAIDGTMEVIPPILSAIITTILAFSTFLFLDGRIGEFFSEVSVIVILTLLVSLVEALIILPAHLAHSKALKPRSEVPKTGIAKAFQKMRVVNEYGDKTMNWMRDKIYAPALRFTLKNQFLTFSFFVAALLLTVGSVGGGIIGVTLFPQISSDQVSVTLEMPNGTAESITDSLISSIQQKAQIVNKELTEEYLTDEEYGDSVMLFENIIKSQTSSSSANLSINLLPGETRPEALTSPIVANRLRELVGVIPGAETLTFGSGGNFGGSPVSVSLLSNDINELKAATEDFKEILSQNPLLKDIEDNDPAGIKEIKLELNDNAYALGLNSRSVMSQVRSAFFGQEAQRFQRGQDEIRVWVRYERDNRNSIKDMDELRIATPSGDRVPLRDIADYTIERGDVVINHLEGRREILISADLKDPNQSATDVLTDIQENIIPELQKKYPTISPNYLSGQAREAEKISSSASFIFPLVLLIIYFVIAFTFRSGTQPIMLILLIPFSFIAVAWGHWIHGFPVNILSMLGIIALIGIMVNDGLVLIGKFNSLIREGRDFDEALYEAGKSRFRAIFLTSLTTVAGLAPLLLEKSRQAQFLKPMAISISYGIAIATVLTLLLLPLFLSFGNNSKVWIHWLRTGEKIDKTSVTSIAKEQKALEEFEEKSDE; translated from the coding sequence ATGAGGTCAGTTATAAGTTACTTCATCAGGCATCATGTGGCAGTTAACGTAGTCATCGCAGCCTTTACCATTTTTGGTATTCTAGGCATGCTCTCCTTAAAGTCATCTTTTTTTCCACTGGTAGAATCTAAAGTTATCACCATCAATGTGGTGTATCCGGGAGCATCTCCTCAGGAAATTGAAGAAGGTGTCGTTCTCAAGATCGAGGATAATTTAAAAGGAATTGAAGGAATAGATAGGGTCACATCTGCCTCAAGAGAAAACTCAGGGTCGATTACCGTTGAGATTTTGAAAGGCTACAACATCGACTTTATGCTACTGGAAGTCAAAAATGCGGTGGATCGAGTGCCTTCATTTCCTATTGGAATGGAACCTCTGGTAGTCGCCAAAAGAGAAGAATCTAGACCAACAATTACTTTTGCTTTAAGCGGTACGAATGTGCCATTAAACACTCTAAAACAACTCGCTCGAGATGTTGAAAATGATTTGCGAGGAATTGATGGTATTTCGCAAATCTCAATCACGGGTTATCCTGCTGAGGAGATTGAAATTGCAGTCAATGAAAATACGTTACTAGGCTATAATGTTACTTTTCAAGAGGTGGCGACCGCAGTGGCAAATTCTAATATCCTAACCACCGGTGGTAATATCAAAACTGATGTTGAGGAGTACTTGATACGAGCAAATAATCGTTCCTATTACGGCGACGAATTGAATTATATCCCAGTGCGCACACGGCCCGATGGAACTACAATTTTCCTCAAGGATGTGGCTACTGTTCGAGATCGCTTTTCAGAATCTCCAAATGCCACTTACTTTGATGACGAGCGCGCAGTAAATATTACAGTGACCAGCACAAATGCGGAAGATTTGATTGATAGTGCAGACAAGGTCAAAGAATACATAGAGAAATACAATCAACGCTCCACAAATGTGCAGTTGAACGTCGTTCGGGATTTGTCTATCACATTGAATCAACGTACCGCCTTGCTTACAGAGAATGCCATCATTGGTATGTTGCTAGTGCTGTTATTTCTTTCCGTTTTCTTGAATACCAGACTTGCGTTCTGGGTAGCTTTTGGTTTACCTATTGCTTTTCTGGGGATGTTCATTTTTGCTGGACAGTTTGACGTCACCATCAATGTACTTTCCTTATTTGGAATGATCATCGTCATAGGTATTTTGGTAGATGATGGAATTGTAATTGCTGAAAATATTTACCAGCATTACGAGGATGGTAAAGATCCAGTAGAAGCAGCTATCGACGGAACGATGGAGGTGATCCCGCCTATTTTAAGTGCGATCATCACCACGATATTAGCATTCTCTACATTCCTGTTTTTAGATGGGAGAATTGGGGAATTCTTTAGTGAGGTATCGGTCATTGTTATTTTAACCTTATTGGTTTCATTAGTAGAAGCGCTGATCATTCTGCCGGCTCACTTAGCGCATTCAAAGGCACTAAAACCTAGGTCAGAAGTTCCCAAGACAGGAATCGCTAAAGCATTTCAGAAAATGCGAGTGGTGAATGAGTATGGTGACAAGACAATGAATTGGATGCGGGATAAGATCTATGCTCCAGCATTGCGTTTCACCCTAAAAAACCAATTCTTGACTTTTTCATTTTTCGTGGCTGCGTTGTTGCTTACTGTTGGATCTGTTGGCGGTGGTATCATTGGGGTAACACTGTTTCCACAAATATCCAGTGATCAAGTTTCTGTAACTCTAGAGATGCCAAATGGTACGGCAGAGTCGATAACAGATTCTTTGATCTCATCTATACAGCAAAAAGCTCAAATCGTCAATAAAGAATTGACGGAAGAATATTTGACTGACGAGGAGTATGGGGACAGCGTCATGCTATTTGAAAATATCATCAAATCTCAAACCTCTTCCTCCTCGGCTAACTTATCCATCAACTTGTTACCAGGAGAGACCCGACCAGAAGCCTTGACTTCTCCCATAGTAGCGAATAGGTTGCGAGAGTTGGTAGGCGTTATTCCTGGAGCGGAGACTTTGACATTTGGATCAGGAGGAAATTTTGGAGGGAGTCCAGTTTCCGTCTCATTATTGAGTAACGACATCAACGAACTAAAAGCGGCTACAGAGGATTTTAAAGAGATCTTAAGTCAGAACCCGTTGTTGAAAGATATAGAAGACAATGACCCTGCAGGAATCAAAGAAATCAAGCTGGAATTGAATGACAACGCCTATGCATTAGGATTGAATTCCCGATCAGTGATGAGCCAGGTGCGATCTGCGTTTTTTGGACAGGAAGCACAGCGATTCCAGCGAGGTCAGGATGAGATACGTGTTTGGGTGCGTTACGAGCGAGATAATCGCAACAGCATCAAGGATATGGACGAGTTGCGTATTGCTACACCTAGCGGCGATCGCGTGCCTTTAAGGGATATTGCAGACTACACAATTGAACGTGGCGATGTAGTCATCAACCACTTAGAAGGGCGCAGAGAAATTTTAATAAGCGCTGACCTAAAGGATCCCAACCAAAGTGCTACAGATGTGCTGACTGATATTCAAGAGAATATCATACCAGAACTACAGAAAAAATACCCGACGATTTCACCTAATTATTTGAGTGGTCAAGCCAGAGAAGCTGAAAAGATCTCCAGTAGCGCCAGCTTCATATTCCCACTAGTTTTATTGATAATCTATTTTGTGATCGCCTTCACTTTCCGCAGTGGGACGCAGCCCATCATGTTGATTTTATTGATTCCATTCAGTTTTATTGCCGTGGCATGGGGACACTGGATCCATGGTTTCCCAGTGAATATATTAAGTATGTTGGGAATCATAGCCCTGATAGGAATTATGGTGAATGACGGGCTTGTGCTTATAGGTAAATTCAACTCCTTAATACGTGAGGGCAGAGATTTTGACGAGGCCTTATATGAAGCTGGGAAAAGCCGTTTTAGGGCAATTTTCTTAACTTCATTAACTACAGTGGCTGGATTAGCACCCTTACTATTAGAAAAGAGTCGTCAGGCACAATTCTTAAAACCTATGGCGATCTCCATTTCTTATGGTATAGCAATCGCAACCGTACTAACTTTACTGCTTTTACCCTTGTTTCTCAGTTTTGGGAACAACAGTAAAGTCTGGATCCACTGGTTGAGAACTGGAGAGAAAATTGACAAGACTTCTGTTACCAGTATCGCTAAGGAGCAAAAAGCATTAGAAGAATTTGAAGAAAAAAGTGATGAATAA
- a CDS encoding TolC family protein — protein MNKKLLISSVVVVFFAFAKAYSQQTLNSVLQKNEAVQNMLENNYDILINRNRLEVADNNQSILNSGYLPSVTGTAGANYSNTDSRTEFGTTADSTGAILPPRRPVVLNDQIARRYNASIGVDYLLFDGLGRFYNYKILKEQYDLTDLEVRQVIESTTLQLMSVYYEVARLTENLSVFEQTLQNTKKRETRAQYQFEYGQVNKLEVLNAQVDINTDSITVLNARQNLENAKRDLNLVMNREINATAFTVDTLVVLKPELEIISYLNEVEDNVRLMISRSNVQIREWDINTTKALLLPRVGLSGNYGWNRSEDPQSPFFPSRTGTSDALNLGATLTWNIFDGGRSITGLENSKITAENERLRLEQTEKQVMRDIANARGDYENALAIYRLQTQNVETNRNNFSRSEEQYRLGQITSIVLRQAQINLVNAQTTQNLAKYNAKLAELQLLQLAGELMNQEL, from the coding sequence ATGAATAAAAAGCTACTGATAAGCAGTGTTGTGGTGGTTTTTTTCGCTTTCGCGAAAGCGTACTCACAACAAACATTAAACAGCGTTTTGCAAAAGAACGAGGCCGTTCAAAACATGCTGGAGAATAACTATGATATTCTCATCAATCGCAATCGTCTTGAAGTTGCGGATAATAATCAAAGTATCCTGAATAGCGGCTATTTACCTAGCGTGACTGGTACTGCGGGAGCGAACTATAGCAATACGGACAGTCGGACTGAATTTGGAACGACCGCAGATAGCACGGGTGCCATCTTACCGCCCAGGAGGCCGGTAGTTTTAAATGATCAGATTGCAAGGCGTTATAATGCAAGTATAGGAGTGGATTATTTGCTCTTTGATGGTTTAGGTAGGTTTTACAACTACAAGATCTTAAAAGAACAATACGACTTGACTGATCTAGAGGTAAGACAAGTAATTGAGAGTACTACGTTACAATTGATGAGTGTTTATTATGAAGTAGCCCGACTTACGGAAAACCTTTCAGTCTTTGAACAAACATTACAAAACACCAAAAAGAGAGAAACCCGCGCGCAATATCAATTTGAATACGGTCAGGTGAATAAGCTAGAAGTTCTCAATGCCCAGGTAGACATTAATACGGATAGCATTACTGTTTTAAACGCTCGCCAAAATCTTGAAAATGCAAAGAGAGATCTCAACCTGGTAATGAATCGTGAAATAAACGCAACTGCATTTACCGTTGACACTTTAGTGGTGCTTAAGCCAGAGCTTGAAATTATCAGTTATTTGAATGAGGTAGAGGATAATGTTCGGCTGATGATTTCTCGCAGTAATGTGCAAATACGGGAATGGGATATCAATACCACTAAAGCATTACTACTTCCTAGAGTAGGACTAAGTGGGAATTACGGCTGGAATAGGTCAGAGGATCCGCAAAGCCCATTTTTTCCGTCTCGAACTGGTACTAGCGATGCTCTTAACCTAGGCGCTACACTTACTTGGAATATTTTTGATGGTGGAAGATCCATAACAGGATTGGAAAATTCTAAAATCACGGCGGAAAATGAAAGACTACGACTGGAGCAAACGGAGAAGCAAGTCATGCGAGATATTGCCAATGCACGTGGTGATTATGAGAATGCACTAGCCATCTATCGTCTTCAAACCCAGAATGTGGAGACGAATCGAAATAACTTCAGTAGATCTGAGGAACAATATCGTCTAGGTCAGATCACTAGTATTGTTTTACGTCAGGCACAAATCAACCTTGTGAACGCCCAAACCACTCAAAACCTTGCAAAGTACAATGCTAAACTTGCCGAACTTCAACTTTTGCAACTGGCAGGTGAGTTAATGAATCAAGAATTATGA
- a CDS encoding CPXCG motif-containing cysteine-rich protein, with protein MIEHFFSCPHCWQEISMLLDPAYSQTYVEDCEVCCNPIELSVVFEEGELTAFEARELGQ; from the coding sequence ATGATAGAGCATTTCTTCTCGTGTCCTCATTGCTGGCAAGAGATTTCTATGCTGCTTGATCCAGCTTATTCACAAACCTATGTAGAGGATTGCGAGGTGTGTTGTAATCCCATTGAACTGTCAGTCGTTTTTGAAGAAGGGGAACTCACTGCTTTTGAAGCCAGGGAATTAGGACAATAA
- a CDS encoding ferritin-like domain-containing protein, with protein MDSKVKTEQYLNSILEKTYDAQRGYANASEVVENVDLKRWFAQQGAKRTRYAASITGEMKGMNESPEFDGSVKGDLHRSWMNIKAALSGNKDETVLEECLRGEQAAIEEYSEVLKHREELPQTVVSVLEAQKDEIQSTVNQIKRLEDVAAHIND; from the coding sequence ATGGACTCCAAAGTAAAAACTGAACAATACCTCAACAGCATATTAGAAAAGACTTATGATGCTCAAAGAGGATACGCAAACGCATCTGAAGTAGTTGAGAATGTAGACTTGAAAAGATGGTTTGCACAGCAGGGAGCAAAACGTACCCGATACGCAGCTAGCATTACAGGTGAAATGAAAGGCATGAATGAGTCACCAGAATTTGATGGCAGTGTAAAAGGAGATCTTCACCGCAGCTGGATGAACATTAAAGCTGCCTTAAGCGGTAATAAAGATGAAACCGTTCTAGAAGAATGTTTGAGAGGTGAACAAGCTGCTATTGAAGAATACTCGGAAGTGTTGAAGCACCGTGAGGAGTTACCACAAACTGTAGTGAGCGTTCTAGAAGCTCAAAAAGATGAAATTCAAAGCACTGTAAATCAAATAAAGCGACTGGAAGATGTTGCAGCGCATATAAACGACTAG